atcaatattcatttcaatgcaagatgtgatacaatatggtgaatgatcaattatccaataatcaaggaattgcaaaaacagatttttttaaacaacacactgcgcacagattttacaactcaaatttcacctagcaaatcaagtcagaattcaatgaaatttggtatgcagtatcacaacaccctaatgaatactatatcaaaaattcagattaaaattcaaagtttagctatgtgaacagtgcacggacagactagtggttcagaaaattctgcaatcaaaacacttaatcaatcaacaagcaagcaatgcaatcaagaaagtccacacagcaatttatagtagttcggagactcttctcctacatctactacctaggttcaccaacctaggatttttcaacctccactaaggatgtggttttctcaagagctccacaaaactcacaagggtttttaggccacccttaaaactgaagatttcaagataatcttcaaactttacaaccaagggtttcaagcactcccttaaactcaacctcaacaaggtttttgcccaatgaagggacttttacaagtgttcggtataaatagttcactcaaggtttgcactaagcaaatggggttgaggaacactcaagaatcacaatatcacctcacgggttggatagaaaatgaagaataatgaggattttcgaatctgaaaataagaagccaaatgagaagcactccctccttgcaaaagcaaaatagtgaggaagcctttagagtggcttgggtagaagcttggattcaatggcacaaactagcttgaaagctttgagagcaagaatttcttcaatgtaattttggcttctccaagttggaatgaggaagaacccctctttataatttaccaagctcttgtgatttccaccattggatctttttctatcttcaaatctcgaccttcaattacatgtgcaaatcttggccattgaatgaatagatcattaaatctcaaccttgcaatatgtagccgttgcacttgcatcattttccaagtctagctttccaagatttgagttgtcatgtgcacttgcagccatctttgacaatttgatcaaacttgcaccaaatcttgaccttggtatctccaacaattttgtcatctttgaccatttgatcaaacttacaccaaatcttggccttggtatctccaatgatttcctacaaaatgtgtagcaacttgcaaccatctttgactccaaaaatcaagtaagatcttcttttaagtcaaaaattgcaagcaagaatatggtcttatgcacaaccattggattcaccttttaaatggtcatcttaacccttcaagtcttgttgtaatctgattcattcataattcaaaacaattcaatctcagccatagattagtgtaccattggagcttgtagtcttcaagaatatcttcataatctaagtcttgtctagttgcaaaatatactttctcatctcttacaaatttcaacaattgcatttgtcctttagcttcatcaattgtcttctcacaaaaatctgatcattgacctcaataaaggaagcatgtgcaagatcttgtttgatgaagacaagagatccttcacatgaccaaacatgtcccaatagcaaggctgacccttcacacgtgcttgcaataacattcttgaaaagtccttgttggcaacttcatagccaagcaaatttaaacatgtatctctcttgaattcaaatgaGCTCTTTAACATTTCCTGCAATCTTTAAGCAAGCTTGgtctcttgatttcaaatgtgtagagacattttccaaagcttgagacatcttctagaacattaaatcaattaatttcaactgcTCTAGACTTCATATACTTGGTCCGTATAGCCTTCATGCACAAATGTCTTCATATGGCATATATTGCTTAAATCGGACACCTTGTGTAACATTTAATGTCCATGtctgaatcttgacttcaaactctgaatttgacagcaccaatatatctatattatacagctccaaggctaattccaaacatcaatcaaaatgccttagtggaaggttgatgaacataggtttttcttggttttctagagatccaagctcatacttgaaaaccggacttcaattcacttgagcaaactgaattctgagtgatataacatcctcatgatgattaacctacaaagaaataggaggtagaactccccaattgcatgtaagctcaaagagcttcatatagagcgcataggttaattacattagaaaaacaacccagaaaattcatattactgcatgataaatcattttatatatattagaatgtccacataaaatttcataacaatcggaaatcgtttggtcactcaaccaagcaaataagtcactaatagtgaaaccgataaattctaagtgtaaattcaatgttattttgcaaactcagtgtaaatgacattttctcttgaactttactaagtcaaatatgttcatagtgatgaaactaagatgcacacgaaatttcatttaaatcggagttcatttggttcaccacgttcacaaagaacacatatgcacaaaattaggtaaaacctagttttggcggaatttaagcatatgaccaaatatatatgtgatgcacttaatttatcatgattatagtcctagaacatatattagacctttatgtgcgtgtggttcaagtttcaagtcatttggacctaagttggttaagataaattatgatcattagaagattaatgccctaacttagtccatgtatgtttgttttcaaaactgaatttccagcactatctcaaaaatatatagatatcaaattcacatagagatatgcataagccttcatttaagtgtatatgcacaattaagatattaaacaattaaccaaataaccatttaagcatgttttctagcattttaggatatgttcaagtcaagcatgctcacacacattttagtatacaatcatacacaatcatcaaaaacacaatgttgactagacactaagtcttggtccaacaaattTTACGTCGCAAATATTTTCAAAGTTTTCGTCGCGAATTCCGTCACATATCTGTTTGGCgatggaatttttttattttatgatgaaAAATTCCTTCACAAAATACATGTTTTCTTGTCGTGAATTTGTCCATTCATGGCATTTTGCCATTTAATTTGTGCACTATCCAAGTAAGGTGCTTCATTAATGCTTGTGAGTGTGTTGTTTTGAGGATTTCTTTGcagtaaatataattttaaaaattaaaagactAAGTCAAATAATATggcaaaatataaaaacaaatggAGAAATAGTTGTTGTGCTTGAATCTCTTCATCACTTCAAGTTGAGAATGATTCTTCAACCAAAAAATTAAGCATCATCAATATACAAAATGAATGTATTAAATCAAATAGGATAATtgttataatatataaataaatgttaaCTTATCAATCCAAGTAATTTGCACTACTTGTGAGTATGAGAGAATTGTAAATTTTTGGGAGAATTAGAGAGATTTGAGAGTTGAGAGAATGTTGTTAGAAATGGTGTAGATTGAAGTGGTATTTATAGAGTTTGGAAATTTAGTGTGTGGACAACAATGCCCTAAAAAAATTAGCCGTTTATAGTTGTTGGGATGGGTATTTTGTCtttcaaattgatttttttacaTCTACAGTAAAAAGTGAGCAACATGATCCCAAAACTAGTCGTTATATGGCTGTTGGGGGGCAAAAATGACATTTCAAAAAAATGTTTATGGTTGTTGGAAACCAAGCGGATCCCAAGCGAGCCAGGGCTCGTGGGCTGCGAGACATATATGGGCAGTGTCAGGCTCACGAGCTTCCGGTGCATTTGTCACATCTATGCATTTCTGTTATGAAAAAACACAATTCAAACAATATGATAATCGAAATTCAAAGCGAAATTGACCAAATAGGTGTTGGAAATAGTAATGGTATGAATGACAACCAAAGACAAGTGTGCGTACAAAAATACCACATTTGAAACTTAAGACTTGGAATGCTAGTTTATAAGTGGGAGTGTTCGACTTCACATTTGGGCCCAAAGGCACCCAAGGTTTTGTGGTGTAGAAACTCTCCATAACATGGGCCATTGGGTAAAATCACTAGACACAAGCACACCACGCCATCAGAAAGTCCGATCAATCAGGCAGGCCAAGTCGGGTTGAGATCGAACACGGTCTGGGTCTGggacaataaaaaaataatattatatctTTTTGGTAAAGTTTGAGCAAAGTCCTAATTCAATTACAATTGGTTGGATGATTAAACACTAATGAGATAGATTTTCTTCTCTGATTAAATTCCAAACTCTTATCTATTGTAAGGGATGGAATTCAAAATCGTGTCAAAATGTTGCTCGGAAAGGAGTTCTAGTTCATTTCTGATTTTGGGATTTCCCTCTACTATAAATACCCCCTTGATGGACGACTACCAAATAACACATAAAATACTCTCTCAACTTTCGTTTATCATCTGTTCTTTGTTCTTGAATGCTGTCAGTTCAAGTAAGTTAAACAGAAGTCTATTCCTCATAGTGCTGCGACCAGGGGTGGAGGGAGGGGGACTGTACTGggctaaaaaaaattaaatatacttataacaattataacaatttcatttcaaatttaCTAAGATATGTAATTATACTATTAGATGTTTTTATTTTGccttaaattaatttattatctttTTTGACCTATTTGgtatttgatattttgtagTATAAAAGGTGTAATGTTGTGAATAGTCCTAAAAAATTTTTTGGGGGCAGCTCCTACCAAAATTTTATAACCCCCCTAACATGAATTCCTGGTTGCGACGTTCAGGTTAAGGTGTTGTATCTTGAGAGATGAAGTTTGGTAATTTGTAAAACACCTGATAAGAAGTTATCGCCTTAAGAAGATTCGAGGATACCCATACCTCACCTTGCACAATCAGATACCAGGATCagattctgatttttttttattattcaaatatgtattcattcaattttgattaatgaaatttttttcttgttttctgtcTTCTATTTTCTGTAACTTTATTTACTATTACGACAACAAGAAGCTCAGTCGATTATTTTTGGTCTGACTCATCACTTACAAGAAAAAGATAAATACTCCCATTTCTCTTATTAAGCAAGACAAAAACAACTCTCTAGGTTTGGCTTGgccattttatttattcaaacaaaaatgCTTTTTAGTAATTAGATGCGAAGATCAATTTAACAAGGAAAGCTAAACATACACGTTAAGTAAGAAAACTAATTTCAACCAATTAGGTGGTCTTTCTTTCCTGTCTTTCATTCTAACTTTCTTAAGCCTTGCATTACTTTTTTCTATTATTGCACACATGAAatcacatctatatatatatataaaagtaggatACACTTAagctttttttccctcccaaacttccaacatttttagtcttaattaatttcttaatttattcTTCCTAAACcaacaataaaatatttttaaatcaaaaataTAGTGGATAATAGGATATCTCCTCGTAAACtttcaagctttttttcaaatattttaaagatattcaaaaaatattttgataaccaatatttcaaagatttttcaaatatttataactatatttaaaaattagtttctccatctctccctctcccactcccactaatatttatatatttatctctctcATGAGGAGCTTTGTTTAACTCAATTGTTTTTTCAACTTGATTATGGTTTTACACCTCATTCATATGGCTTGCCCTCTCACAATTCGGTGTGCATTGATCTCTTTTAATATTCATAGATATTTTAATTACAATGAGTCTAAACATAATTttatcgatttttttttcagaaatatCCTTCAAGGGCTGCTATGGATTCAGTCAATTTCACTTGCAAAATTGAAGGTTAGGATTATAcactatttctttttcttttttgtaattgtgttttcaataggttcaaaatcaacatatttttttttcttttatcaggGTTTGACAAGTGACAACATTCTTGGAACTGAAAATCAAATGGaaattttatgttgaaaatagaaaataaatcgAAAAATTGATAGAGAAGAAGAATCGAAACCCGATTCCTTTTGTTCCACCAGTGACTAGAGCAGTCATTCCGCGATAAGATGTTATAATTTCCATTACTTTTCATTGCGGTTGGAGAGAGTGATAATTTGTGGCCATATAATTTTGATATTCACGTAGtgaaatagaccatgttaactTAATTAGAAACAATGAATTCGTGAGCAAAGTTATATGTATTATGATAATTCTATCATGaatgaatatgtaaattataaaaaatacacataaatattaaatattacgAAATAAGCAATATTTCTCACTTGGATTTGATTAATTCTAAGAATTGTAGAACTAagctattaatttattagagaattaatctattaatttattctctcaaccaaaaataataagTTATTATCCTTATTACTTTACCCATATTTGAATAATGATACTCattgtatttgaaattttaattcttaattatatttttagttgtTATATATCCTTATCACTTTACCCATGTTTGAATATAATTTCaattaatatgaaaattttgaaaatttcacaatatTGTTTTTATCCTTATCACTTTACCCATGATTGTAATCCTTAATAATTTTCTCAGGATTTGAAACATATTTGAATTTGCTATCATTTTATTCTTCTAACAACCATTTATAAATACCCTTTATtatcatataaattataatttaattatttaactattATCTTTTATCACTACTTAATTATAAATATGATTATCTTTTATCACTATgtaaattattaattgataatttttattatttaaatatttgttcacAAGGATGTTAAATACTATAACTACGTCACGTTTCACCTCTATGATTACACCGTGACattgatgaataaaaatatttataagttgtattatttattcaatttatatatacattatagCTACCCCACAAACCATGAGCCATCCTTGTGAACAAATATTTTATTCACTTAAATGAATAACGATACtaattgtatttgaaattttaatcctcaatcattttttagttattatctttatcactttattgctatttgaatataattttgattaatatgaaattgttgaaaatttcccaatataataattatagttgtaataattatattttgaaattttgcacaTAACAAgttttatgattatgattatcttTATCAGCATTAAAAATTTTGCcacctttttacaattttaaatgaaaattctacaataataaatcataattttataattttgccACCTTCtattttactttgataaattaaattaaatttataaaaaatataaatgttagatggctagaatttaaaataataaattcaaattaaataagaaaattagttaataagttttaaatatttgttaacaaagtaatttaaatatttatattaaatagttTAAATCATATCCAAACAACTTACAACCACTTTTTAATTGGAATTAAATATAATACacaaaattaaattttgtgatatatatgaaaagtaattaaatttaatattaattttgaaatttcattttattatgaACTATAGcatttaatcatttaaattaaatttaacttaAGACTTTAACTAGCACTAAAGGTGTtgacttttgactatataaatCCATAGCAACACGAGAACTCGATTTCATTGTTTGGGGTAAgtattcaaaatatatttttattttttcatttatttgtaaGTTATtggaaattattatatttagtttaataattttaaattataatatgtattttaaaattCTACATGATAATAATAGTCACACTCAAATTTGAATTGTTTATCATCTTAGATATAAGATAcacatatttgaattttttttatcttttagtcttttaaaaatttatttaaatggaCATAGTTTTTTCACTATATTGTTCAGGCTCTactcacttaccaaaaaaattcaaacttttcTCACGATCCACCTTTGTTTGATCAAGATAAGTAAATACCCCTCAGACAAACGTATGAGAATATCGGTGAAAGTACATGTTCATTATGCAATATTTTTATTAACATATCAATGATAAACACAAAACCTTATTattgttgaaaaaaatattataggCAAAGAATACAATCCACCATCGTCATATAAAGTTGGTTTTTATTCTAAATTAGCTCAAGATGGTTGTATGATTGCGATAGTTCGATcgataaatcaaaatatccaaTGAATGTTATCTCATATAGTAAGTTCATTAGTAAAATAAGTTCAGATTATCCTAAGTTATTTGATAAagaaatgaattattttttaaaagtgttGCTTATTGTATAGagccaaagaagaaaaattacaaattgctggaaaaataaaagaaattttcaaTTGATAAAATACTTTTTTTGTATCTTTGTCCTTTACAGGTCTGCATGTTGAAGACCGTAATAATAAACTCTCtatatttgtgaaattttaCAAGGTCTtaagattgacaaaaaaaaattaggcttTATCAGATAAGTGGCCATGATTTTGCATTAAACAGTATAAGATAGTTCTCATAATGTATATTAAAAATAGAGGATGGTGAAATTGGATATCATAATGATTGTGAGAGAATTGTAGAAATTATAGATGATCTCTTTATCAAGAACTCAGACAATCCCTTGACAACAATTGTTAATAGCACATATCTTTCATTACTTCAAAAAATGGGTGATTCTAAGTATGTGCAGGAGAGGACAATTCTTGCGCATACATTTGAAATAGTTTAAACAATGAATGACTTTATGTTTTCATTAGTTTCAGGTGAAGAAATAACTTATTTTAGTTCTGACAATGTTTGCAAAGTAGATATGAATGTCAATAGTCATGAATATTTGTGCACAACTGAATTCTTAAATTCCATGACATCTTCTGGTCTTCTAAACCATGAATCAATATTGATGATTGGTATTCCAGTAATGCTGCTCAGAAATATTGATCAGAAATCTGGTGTATGCAATGGAACCAGATTAATagtaacacaattgaaaaaacACATTATAGAAGCTAAGATTATTTCAGAAATCAAGGTGAGTCACAAGATATTTATTTCTCGAATGATACTATCTCCATCAGATTCTTAGTTACCATTTAAACTTAAACTCCAAAGAAGATAGTATCCATTAGCTATTAATTTTGCTATGACAATAAACAAAAGTCAAGGATAATCACTTTTTCATGTTGGTTTGTATTTCTCAAGGTCGGTCTTTAGTCATGGCCAATTAAATGTTGTAGTCTCAAGGGTAAAAAGTATTAATGGGATGAAGATATTGATTATTCATGAGGAATGACAATTATGTAATACTACAAGCAATGTACATAGTATTGTGTTTCATAATTTAATATAGGTATGTCATACTATTGTCAACTTTATATTATTATCGACTTCAATAAATTCTAGCTACAAATTTAAAGTTAATGTCAAGACTCTGGAGTGTCTTTTCACTTTTCTTAAATCTACTTTGTGTTGGTTATTTTATGATCAAGTATTTCAgagaaattataattttattattattcgtGCATCGCACGAGTCCAATAACTAGTTTTTAGTAAGAGACGGGCCTATTCGATCGCCTATATAGGCAACTTACGCATCTCGTCCTCATAAAATTAGAAtctttttgtttgtattattaAAATTGAATGACTAAATAACCTATTTTAAAATTGCCCCCACTATTTTTAATAAACACGGCGTTGAAATAAATGAGCTCAACGTTTGGTGAGTCAAAAACGTTGACCACAAAACAAAGAAGCTGGCTGTATTGTTTTGTTCTATTTTCgttttgtttttctgtttttattcaAGTTACTTATTTATTGCATTATTTATCAGGTTGTTCTGTCTCTTAATTAAGGAATCAATCGATAatctagaagaaaaaaaacgaaaaatgacatgtaactcaTCAATTTAATAGCTCATGGAGCgcaacaggtttattccattgatttaattaatgaaatagttttattccactcttttgttccataattaattgaattcattccgaatatgtaattttttttttcaaaaaatctaacatgtattttgagagtcaaaacgttttaaaatttcgatTAAGAGATTTGAGTTCCGTGGACtactggaagaaaaaaaaagaaaagaaaacgaaaGAGAGAGTTAAAAGGAAAATTTATGGTCAGCGATTTGTGTGATGTACGTTAATTTATCAATGAGAGAACTATCAGAGAAAGATTAAACAAGTTATCAAGAATTTCTGTACTTGATAAAGCATCCCCCACAATGAACAATGCGACTCTTTCTCTCAAGCTTCGAATTCGCTTCCATTGAAAGTTGGAAACACTCTGTGTTCTGAACTGTTCCTACTTAACATTCTCTTCAGTGAGTTCCCCAGAGACGACATAGAAGATGTTGAAGAAGATGTAGAGTCATTGTTCTCCGTCACATTCTCAATCGTCACGGAATCAATGGAACTAACATCAACAAGTACTATCTCAGTGTTTGACTCTGTTTCAACCTTGTAGTCATCGTTGACCAGCGCAGGAGCTCTGCAAATTGGACAGTTGGCGTGCGAATGCAGCCACATGTCAATGCACTCCACGTGAAACCCGTGTCCGCATTCTGGCAAGTTCCTTCCGATTTCCTCCTCTTGGAACATGCTCAAACAAATCACGCAGTATTCTAATTTGACGTTGTTTGATTTATACACAAACAAAGGAATTGAAGCGATTAGAGAAGCGTCGAGACCCTTGGAGGTTGAATTAGGAGCTGTGGCGGAGGCGGTGTCCTCCAAGTGGAGTGTGTGGAAATTGTGGAACCTAGAAGGGCGGAGGACGTGAGAGACGGTGACAGAGCTAGACTGCTGTCCCTGGCGGGGTTGAGACAAGAACCATTTGGCGTATATGTGGAGGAGCAAGACGAAGAGGATGACTAAAAGGAGGGATATGAGTGCGGCAAGCATAATGTTGGTCTCGTATGACGATATGCCATTGATGAGATGTCTCAGTTCACTCATTATCTTCTGGTGCGAGCTGCAATTTGACTAACTTCGCTtcaagggagagagagagagagagaggagagagactaAAAGAGTGGAATTTCTTATTTGGCTACGCCTTTTTATAGTGAAAAAAGGGTTACTGTGAAGGATCCAAGATTACTTCAACACTTTGACCTTGAATCCCATTGGAGTCATTAGATTAGATTGAAAAAAACTGACGATTGCGTGAAAGCAAAGCTCGTTCATGTTTTAGCGGAATGGATTCATGTGTATTTGGTCAATTGGTAATGTATATGTACTTGGAGTCAAAGGGAATCCCTTCATCCAAGGAGCTTGAtaggaagagaagaaggaaaagggCAGAAATGAAGGACACGTGAAGGCGACGGCAGCAGAAAGAGTTGGGCTTTT
This genomic stretch from Tripterygium wilfordii isolate XIE 37 chromosome 22, ASM1340144v1, whole genome shotgun sequence harbors:
- the LOC119991954 gene encoding RING-H2 finger protein ATL63-like, which encodes MSELRHLINGISSYETNIMLAALISLLLVILFVLLLHIYAKWFLSQPRQGQQSSSVTVSHVLRPSRFHNFHTLHLEDTASATAPNSTSKGLDASLIASIPLFVYKSNNVKLEYCVICLSMFQEEEIGRNLPECGHGFHVECIDMWLHSHANCPICRAPALVNDDYKVETESNTEIVLVDVSSIDSVTIENVTENNDSTSSSTSSMSSLGNSLKRMLSRNSSEHRVFPTFNGSEFEA